The window GCGCTCACGGTCGCACAGCCCTTAGATCTCAGGGACCGCCCTCCACAGGCGTGAACCGGCGGGTCCAGGCTTGGAGCAGGCGGTCGAGCAGCATCGCCAGCAGCACGATGGCCAGACCGGCCACGAATCCCGAACCCACCGAGTCGGTGCGTCTCAGTCCCTTCACGGTCTCCAGACCCAGGCCGCCGCCTCCGACCAGTCCGGCGATCACCACCATGGCCAGCACCAGCATCACCGTCTGGTTGATGCCGGCCATGATGCTCGGCGCGGCCAGGGGCAGCTGCACCTTGCGCAGCGTCTGGCCCCGGGTGGCCCCGAAGGCCCTCGAAGCCTCCGTGGCCTCGCCCTCCACCTGGCGGATGCCCAGATTGGTGAGCCGGGTCGCGGCCG of the Acidobacteriota bacterium genome contains:
- a CDS encoding ABC transporter permease subunit, with amino-acid sequence AATRLTNLGIRQVEGEATEASRAFGATRGQTLRKVQLPLAAPSIMAGINQTVMLVLAMVVIAGLVGGGGLGLETVKGLRRTDSVGSGFVAGLAIVLLAMLLDRLLQAWTRRFTPVEGGP